TTGCGGGCGGCCGGCCACGGCTTTCGGACCTATATCGGCCAGTTCTGCAAAGGCCGCCCCACGGGCGAGATCGTCGCTGCGCGAAAGCTGGCGCCGCTTATCGTCATCGAACAGTTCGGCGACATCCGCTTTCTGCATGCGGAGGAGCCTCCGGCCGCAACCGATATCCGCCGGGCCCGGCAAGGACTGGCCAAATGCCGCCGGGCGATGCTAACCGGCGAATATCGGATCGTCGTCCTCGACGAGATCAATTTGGCCCTCTATTTCCATCTCCTGACCCGGGCCGAAGTCATTGCTTTCCTCGACGAACGCCTGCCGGACGTCGAGATCGTCCTCACGGGCCGCAAGGCGCCCGCCTGGCTCATCCGTCGGGCCGATCTTGTGACTGAAATGCGCGAACGAAAGCATTACCTCGCCGCGGGTGTGGCCGCGAGGAAGGGCATTGAGGACTAAAACGCCGCGCCGGCCGCCTTCGGGGCTCTGGGATCGTCCCGATGATCCGCCCACCGCCGACGGCACCCCTTCCCGGCTGGACCGGGCCGCCTTCACCAGACTGGTGGAAGAGTCGATCGATTCCCTGCCTCAGAATTTTCGCAAGCTGCTCGAAAACGTCGCCGTTCTCGTCGAGGACTTCCCCTCGCCGGAGACGATGCGCGACATGGGACTGCGCTCGCCCTATCAGCTCTTCGGCCTCTACCACGGCATTCCGCTGGACAAGCGGGGTTCGTACTACGGCAACGTCCCACCCGACGTCGTCGTCATCTACCAGAGGCCGATCGAGAGCGCCTGCGCCACGGAGGCGGAGATCCGCGAGCAGGTCCGCGACACGGTCATCCACGAGGTCGGCCATTTCTTCGGCTTCGGTGAGGCCGAATTGAGGGACGTCGAACGCGAGAACCGCAAGAAAAGGAGCCGGTCATGACCATCAGCCTGCAAGGCATCTTCCCCGCCCTGCTCACACCCTTTCGCGGAGGCACCCGCGACGAGGACGTCGACTTGGGGGCGTTCGCCGGCAACATCGGCGTCCTCAACGCGACCGGCCTGGCCGGGTACGTCGTCTTGGGCTCGAACGGCGAATGCGTGTCTCTCTCCTGGGACGAGGCCCTCGGCCTGGTTCGGACGGCCCGCGGCGCAGCCACATCCGGCAAGCTCGTCATCGCCGGCACAGGCCAGGAATCGACCCGGCTGACGATCGACTTCACCAACGCGGCGGCCGACCTGGGCACGGATGCGGCCCTAGTCCGGCCCCCGAGCTATTTCAAGTCTCGGCTGACACGGGAGGCTTTGAAGAGCCACTACCTGGCCGTGGCCGACGCGGCCCGAATTCCCGTGATCATCTACAACATCCCCCAGAACACGGGGATCGCGATCGAGCCGTCGCTCGTCGTGGAGCTGGCGTCCCATCCCAACATCATCGGCCTTAAGGAGAGCTCGGGCAGCCTGGCCTATTTGGAAGAGATCATCCGCCGGCTCCCGCCCGACTTCAGCTATTTCGTGGGCTCGGGGTATGTCGTTCTGCCGGCCTTGGTCATGGGCGCCCGCGGCGCTATCCTGGGTGTCGCCAACGCGGCTCCGAACCATTGCGTCCGCATCCACGAGCTCTACCGGGAGGGCCGAATCGCGGAAGCGGCGGCGCTCCAGCTCGACATCGTCCCGCTCAATAAGGCGGTCATGGAGACGTACGGGATCGCCGGGCTCAAGCACGCCGTCGGGATGATCGGGCAGACGGGCGGACGGGTCCGTTCGCCGCTTCTCCCGCTCGCCGCCGATGCCGCGGCCGCCATCGCCCGCCTGATGACCGAGCTTCCGTAATTGGGGGGACACTATACATATCCCCCTATCTCCTGGATCGAGGTTATCCAAAACGAGCCTGGTCTCGCAATATGCACGACGAGACAATTCGGGGGTTATGTATGGTGTCCTCATATTCTATAGAATATGAGGGCTGCTAAGGCCTGTCCCCCTATTCTTTGCGGAGGAATCGCATGAACATCAAGCATCTCGCCCTCGCCATGGGGCTTGTCCTGGTCGTCCTGACGGGGACGGCGCAGACCCCCACCACGGCCGGCCCTCGCGGCAACGAATGGGAGGACCCCGCTGTCTTCAAGGTTAATACCGTCGCCCCGCACGCCACGTTCATCCCTTACGCGGACGAGAAGAGCGCCCTCCTCATGGACGGCAAGGCCTCGCCCTTCTACAAATCCCTGAACGGCGACTGGAAGTTCCGCTGGCTGGAGAAGCCGGCCGACGTTCCAACCGAGTTCTTCCGGCCCGAGTTCGATGACGCCGCTTGGAAGACGATCCCCGTTCCGGCCAACTGGGAGTTTTTGGGCTACGGCATCCCCATCTACGTCAATTCATCCTATGAATGGGTCAAGCCCCCGGCCCAGCCGAACCCGCCCCATGTGCCCCACGATTACAACCCGACCGGCTGCTATCGCCAGACGTTTACCGTCCCGGCCGAATGGAAGGACAAGCAGGTCTTCATCCATTTCGGGGCCGTCAAATCCGCCTTCTACATCTGGATCAACGGCCGCTACGCCGGCTACTCGGAGGATTCCAAGACGCCCGCCGAGTGGGACGTCACACCCTACCTCAAGGCCGGGCCGAACACAGTGGCCCTGCAGGTCCTGCGCTGGTCGGACGGCTCCTACCTCGAATGCCAGGACTTCTGGCGTCTGAGCGGGATCGAGCGCGATGTCTATCTCTCGGCCGCGCCCAAGGTCCGCATCCGCGACTTCTGGGCCAAGGCCGATCTGACCGAGGCTTATACCAAAGGCGTTCTCGATGTCGTCGTGGATCTCGCCAACTCCGCGCCCGGCCGCCGCGGCGGCAGCCAAACGGTGGAACTGACCCTCTTCAACCGCGACGACAAGCCCGTCCTCACCGACCGGCGGGCCGTTTCCCTGAACGGCAGGGATGCCGTCACCGTCCATGTCGGCGGAACGCTGGACAAGCCCCTCAAGTGGTCGGCCGAAACACCCGATCTCTACACCGTCGTTCTGGCCCTCAAAGACGAGGCCGGGCGGACGACCGAGGCGGCTCGGACGATCATCGGTTTCCGCAAGGTCGAGATCGTCGACGGCCGGCTCCTGGTCAACGGCGCCGCCGTCTACCTCAAGGGCGTCAACCGCCACGAGCACGACCCCTACACGGCCCACGTCATCTCCATCGGCTCGATGAAGCAGGACATCGAGCTGATGAAGAAGGCCAACATCAACGCCGTCCGGACCTGTCATTACCCGGACGATCCGGTCTGGTACGATCTCTGCGACCGCTACGGAATCTACCTCATCGATGAGGCCAACATCGAGTCGCACGGCATGGGCTACGGCGACAAGAGCCTGGCCAAGGACCCCGCCTGGGGCCCGGCCCACCTCGACCGAACGATCCGCATGGTCGAGCGTGACAAGAACCATCCCTCAGTCATCATCTGGTCGCTGGGTAACGAGGCGGGCGACGGGATCAACTTCGAGGCAACCTCGGCCTGGATCCACGGCCGCGACGCCTCGCGCCCCGTCCATTACGAACGGGCCGGCGAGAAAGCCCACACGGACATAGTCTGTCCGATGTATGCCTCGATCGATTACCTCGAAGCTTACGGGTTGAAAAAGCGCTCGCGGCCCCTGATCATGTGCGAATATGCCCACGCCATGGGCAACTCGACCGGCAACCTGCAGGATTATTGGGACGTGATCGAGAAATACCCCAACCTGCAGGGCGCCTTCATCTGGGACTGGGTCGATCAGGGCTATGCCAAGAAAAACGCGGCCGGCGAGTTGTTTTGGGCTTACGGCGGCGACTACGGCCCGGAAGGGACCCCCTCGGATAGAAACTTCTGCTGCAACGGCCTGGTCGGGCCCGACCGCACGCCCCACCCGGGCTGGTACGAGGTCCAAAAGGTCTACCAGTTCGTGAAGTTCAAACAAGGCCAGACGGCCGACGGCAAGCTTCAAGTCTCGGTCACCAACAAATACGATTTCATCAACCTAGACGGATTCTATCTGCGTTGGGAACTGGTCGAGGACGGTGCGACCGTCGCGGCGAAAGGCGAGGTTCGCAACCCTTCGATCGCGCCCGGCCAGACCAGGGTCTTCGATCTCGATGCCCCGGCCGCGCCGGCCAAGCCCGGCGCGGAGTATTTCCTTAACGTCTGGCTGATGATCGCGGATGAGGACCGGGTCCCCCTGGTGCCCGTCGGCTTCGTCCTGGCCCGCGAACAGTTCCCAATCGGCATCACCCGGCCGGCGGCGGTAGTCGCTTCGGCCAAGCCCAAGGCGGCCCTCTCCTTGGAGAGAACCGTAGCCGGCCTGAACGTCATCGGCGACGGTTTCCGGATCGGCTTCGACCTCCGGTCTGGCCTGATGACGTCTTGGACCTATCAGGGACGCGAGCTTCTGGCCAAAGGACCCGAGCCGGAATTCTGGCGGGGACCCACGGACAACGACTTCGGCAACCGGATGGACAAGCGCTTGGCCGTCTGGCGGAAGGCCGGGGAGAACCGGACCATGACGAAGATCGATTCCGGTCCCGCCGGCGACTCGGTCAAGGTCGCGGTCGAGTATGCCCTCAAGGACGTTTCCGCCAAGTATCGGATGGACTATACGATCCGGGCCTCGGGCGAAGTCAAGGTCGAAGCGTCATTCGAACCGACCGCCCGCAACCTGCCCGAAATCCCCCGCGTCGGGTTGAGCCTGGCCCTGCCCAAGGGGCTGAACGACGTGCGTTGGTTCGGCCGCGGCCCCCACGACAATTATATCGACCGCAAAAGCTCCGCCTATGTCGGGATTTACAAAGCGGCCGTCGACCAAACCCTGATCCCCTATGTCAGCAT
The nucleotide sequence above comes from Candidatus Aminicenantes bacterium. Encoded proteins:
- a CDS encoding cob(I)yrinic acid a,c-diamide adenosyltransferase; protein product: MPKKPTAPPFIGRVQVYTGYGKGKTTAALGLALRAAGHGFRTYIGQFCKGRPTGEIVAARKLAPLIVIEQFGDIRFLHAEEPPAATDIRRARQGLAKCRRAMLTGEYRIVVLDEINLALYFHLLTRAEVIAFLDERLPDVEIVLTGRKAPAWLIRRADLVTEMRERKHYLAAGVAARKGIED
- a CDS encoding metallopeptidase family protein, which produces MRTKTPRRPPSGLWDRPDDPPTADGTPSRLDRAAFTRLVEESIDSLPQNFRKLLENVAVLVEDFPSPETMRDMGLRSPYQLFGLYHGIPLDKRGSYYGNVPPDVVVIYQRPIESACATEAEIREQVRDTVIHEVGHFFGFGEAELRDVERENRKKRSRS
- a CDS encoding dihydrodipicolinate synthase family protein — encoded protein: MTISLQGIFPALLTPFRGGTRDEDVDLGAFAGNIGVLNATGLAGYVVLGSNGECVSLSWDEALGLVRTARGAATSGKLVIAGTGQESTRLTIDFTNAAADLGTDAALVRPPSYFKSRLTREALKSHYLAVADAARIPVIIYNIPQNTGIAIEPSLVVELASHPNIIGLKESSGSLAYLEEIIRRLPPDFSYFVGSGYVVLPALVMGARGAILGVANAAPNHCVRIHELYREGRIAEAAALQLDIVPLNKAVMETYGIAGLKHAVGMIGQTGGRVRSPLLPLAADAAAAIARLMTELP
- a CDS encoding DUF4981 domain-containing protein; this encodes MNIKHLALAMGLVLVVLTGTAQTPTTAGPRGNEWEDPAVFKVNTVAPHATFIPYADEKSALLMDGKASPFYKSLNGDWKFRWLEKPADVPTEFFRPEFDDAAWKTIPVPANWEFLGYGIPIYVNSSYEWVKPPAQPNPPHVPHDYNPTGCYRQTFTVPAEWKDKQVFIHFGAVKSAFYIWINGRYAGYSEDSKTPAEWDVTPYLKAGPNTVALQVLRWSDGSYLECQDFWRLSGIERDVYLSAAPKVRIRDFWAKADLTEAYTKGVLDVVVDLANSAPGRRGGSQTVELTLFNRDDKPVLTDRRAVSLNGRDAVTVHVGGTLDKPLKWSAETPDLYTVVLALKDEAGRTTEAARTIIGFRKVEIVDGRLLVNGAAVYLKGVNRHEHDPYTAHVISIGSMKQDIELMKKANINAVRTCHYPDDPVWYDLCDRYGIYLIDEANIESHGMGYGDKSLAKDPAWGPAHLDRTIRMVERDKNHPSVIIWSLGNEAGDGINFEATSAWIHGRDASRPVHYERAGEKAHTDIVCPMYASIDYLEAYGLKKRSRPLIMCEYAHAMGNSTGNLQDYWDVIEKYPNLQGAFIWDWVDQGYAKKNAAGELFWAYGGDYGPEGTPSDRNFCCNGLVGPDRTPHPGWYEVQKVYQFVKFKQGQTADGKLQVSVTNKYDFINLDGFYLRWELVEDGATVAAKGEVRNPSIAPGQTRVFDLDAPAAPAKPGAEYFLNVWLMIADEDRVPLVPVGFVLAREQFPIGITRPAAVVASAKPKAALSLERTVAGLNVIGDGFRIGFDLRSGLMTSWTYQGRELLAKGPEPEFWRGPTDNDFGNRMDKRLAVWRKAGENRTMTKIDSGPAGDSVKVAVEYALKDVSAKYRMDYTIRASGEVKVEASFEPTARNLPEIPRVGLSLALPKGLNDVRWFGRGPHDNYIDRKSSAYVGIYKAAVDQTLIPYVSIQEYGNRTDCRWVALTDADGAGLLAIGMPQVNFSALPYTAEDLTQEKRGDKHPVDIAKRGFVSLHLDYGQMGVGGDDSWGAQTHPQYRLGVRNYSYMVVLKPIAPGEDPALLARTK